One genomic window of Streptomyces spiramyceticus includes the following:
- the rimO gene encoding 30S ribosomal protein S12 methylthiotransferase RimO: protein MPERRTVALVTLGCARNEVDSEELAGRLAADGWKLVEDASDADVAVVNTCGFVEAAKKDSVDALLEANDLKDHGRTQAVVAVGCMAERYGKELAEALPEADGVLGFDDYADISDRLQTILNGGIHASHTPRDRRKLLPISPAERQDASDVALPGHAQDTPPEDLPDGVAPASGPRAPLRQRLGNSPVASVKLASGCDRRCSFCAIPSFRGSFISRRPSDVLGETRWLAEQGVKEVMLVSENNTSYGKDLGDIRLLETLLPELAEVDGIERVRVSYLQPAEMRPGLIDVLTSTPKIAPYFDLSFQHSAAGVLRSMRRFGDTDRFLELLETIRNKAPQAGVRSNFIVGFPGESEADLGELERFLTGARLDAIGVFGYSDEEGTEAVTYDHKLDSEVIAERLEHISRLSDELTSQRAEERLGETVEVLVESVDGEDGAVGRAAHQAPETDGQVVFTTGQGLAVGRMVVAKVVGTEGVDLVAEPLGAEEAAR from the coding sequence ATGCCCGAACGCCGCACCGTCGCCCTTGTCACTCTTGGCTGCGCCCGTAACGAGGTGGACTCGGAGGAGCTGGCAGGCCGCTTGGCAGCGGACGGCTGGAAGCTCGTCGAGGACGCATCGGACGCGGACGTCGCCGTCGTCAACACCTGCGGATTCGTCGAAGCCGCCAAGAAGGACTCCGTCGACGCCCTGCTGGAAGCCAATGATCTGAAAGATCATGGCAGGACCCAGGCCGTCGTCGCCGTCGGCTGCATGGCCGAGCGGTACGGCAAGGAGCTCGCGGAAGCACTGCCCGAGGCCGACGGTGTGCTCGGATTCGACGACTACGCCGACATCTCCGACCGCCTTCAGACGATCCTGAACGGCGGCATCCACGCCTCCCACACCCCGCGCGACCGGCGCAAGCTGCTGCCCATCAGCCCCGCCGAGCGGCAGGACGCCTCGGACGTGGCGCTGCCCGGGCACGCGCAGGACACGCCTCCCGAGGACCTTCCCGACGGTGTCGCGCCCGCCTCGGGCCCGCGTGCGCCGCTGCGCCAGCGGCTCGGTAACAGCCCCGTCGCCTCCGTGAAGCTCGCGTCCGGGTGCGACCGGCGGTGCTCCTTCTGCGCCATCCCCTCGTTCCGCGGCTCGTTCATTTCGCGGCGCCCCTCGGACGTACTGGGAGAGACGCGCTGGCTGGCCGAGCAGGGCGTGAAGGAGGTCATGCTGGTCTCCGAGAACAACACGTCGTACGGCAAGGACCTCGGCGACATCCGGCTGCTGGAGACGCTGCTGCCCGAGCTGGCCGAGGTCGACGGCATCGAGCGGGTGCGGGTCAGCTACCTGCAGCCCGCCGAGATGCGGCCCGGACTCATCGACGTACTGACGTCCACGCCGAAGATCGCGCCGTACTTCGACCTGTCCTTCCAGCACTCGGCGGCCGGTGTGCTGCGCTCGATGCGGCGCTTCGGTGACACCGACCGCTTCCTGGAGCTGCTGGAGACCATTCGCAACAAGGCGCCGCAGGCCGGTGTGCGCTCCAACTTCATCGTGGGCTTCCCCGGCGAGAGCGAGGCCGACCTGGGCGAGCTGGAGCGCTTCCTGACGGGCGCCAGGCTCGACGCCATCGGCGTCTTCGGGTACTCCGACGAGGAGGGCACCGAGGCTGTCACGTACGACCACAAGCTCGACTCCGAGGTCATCGCGGAGCGGCTGGAGCACATCTCGCGGCTCTCCGACGAGCTCACCTCGCAGAGGGCCGAGGAGCGGCTCGGCGAGACGGTCGAGGTGCTGGTCGAGTCGGTCGACGGCGAGGACGGCGCGGTGGGCCGGGCGGCGCACCAGGCGCCCGAGACGGATGGCCAGGTGGTCTTCACCACGGGCCAGGGCCTGGCTGTCGGTCGTATGGTCGTGGCAAAGGTCGTCGGGACCGAGGGTGTGGACCTGGTGGCCGAACCGCTCGGTGCTGAGGAGGCGGCCAGATGA
- the pgsA gene encoding CDP-diacylglycerol--glycerol-3-phosphate 3-phosphatidyltransferase, with translation MTGVPASAAGGSGRPAPGGKLGAAAVNQASLWNIANILTMVRLVLVPGFVMLMLQDGGYDPAWRAWAWAAFAVAMITDIFDGHLARTYNLVTDFGKIADPIADKAIMGAALLCLSALGDLPWWVTGVILFRELGITVLRFWVIRHGVIPASRGGKMKTLLQGVAVGMYVLALTGPLATARFWVMAVAVALTVLTGLDYVRQAVVLRRAGLAAERAEQAERAEQVEPAERVAERTGQAERAGQDSAEESSR, from the coding sequence ATGACCGGAGTGCCGGCATCCGCGGCGGGCGGCTCCGGTAGGCCGGCGCCCGGCGGCAAGCTGGGCGCTGCGGCCGTCAATCAGGCCAGCCTGTGGAACATCGCGAACATACTGACCATGGTGCGGCTGGTGCTCGTGCCCGGCTTCGTCATGCTGATGCTGCAGGACGGCGGCTACGACCCGGCCTGGCGGGCCTGGGCATGGGCGGCGTTCGCCGTCGCCATGATCACCGACATCTTCGACGGCCATCTGGCGCGTACGTACAACCTGGTCACCGACTTCGGCAAGATCGCCGACCCGATCGCCGACAAGGCGATCATGGGTGCGGCGCTGCTCTGTCTGTCGGCGCTCGGGGATCTGCCGTGGTGGGTGACGGGCGTCATTCTCTTCCGGGAGCTCGGCATCACGGTGCTGCGCTTCTGGGTGATCAGGCACGGTGTGATTCCGGCCAGCCGCGGCGGCAAGATGAAGACGTTGCTGCAGGGCGTGGCGGTCGGGATGTACGTACTGGCGCTGACCGGGCCGCTTGCCACGGCGCGGTTCTGGGTCATGGCGGTGGCTGTGGCGCTGACTGTGCTGACCGGGCTCGACTATGTGCGGCAGGCAGTCGTGCTGCGGCGGGCAGGGCTCGCGGCGGAGCGGGCTGAGCAGGCGGAGCGCGCCGAGCAGGTCGAGCCGGCAGAGCGGGTTGCCGAGCGGACGGGCCAGGCTGAGCGGGCTGGGCAGGACTCTGCGGAGGAGTCGTCGCGGTGA
- a CDS encoding helix-turn-helix domain-containing protein — MSIGNSPEDDRPSIEIEDDRPSIGRVLQQARIDAGLTVDEVSASTRVRIPIVHAIEEDDFSRCGGDVYARGHIRTLARAVGIEPDGLVAQYDAAHGGRPSPTPAAPLFEAERIRPERRRPNWTAAMVAAIVAVVGFVGFTLFNGGDAGTGSSVAEGSTPAATKPSTKPSASKPADPKPDPSDSAIAAAPRDKVTVALTAKDDKSWISAKDHNGRLLFDGLLLQGESKTFTDKEQIDLVLGNAGAMQLFVNGKEVADEFQPGQVERLTYTKGDPEVG; from the coding sequence GTGTCCATCGGCAACTCCCCAGAAGACGACCGGCCTTCGATTGAAATTGAAGACGACCGGCCTTCGATCGGTCGTGTCCTCCAGCAGGCTCGTATCGACGCAGGTCTGACGGTCGACGAGGTCAGCGCCTCGACCCGGGTGCGCATTCCCATCGTGCACGCGATCGAGGAGGACGACTTCAGTCGCTGCGGCGGCGACGTATACGCGCGTGGCCACATTCGTACGCTCGCGCGCGCCGTCGGAATCGAACCCGACGGACTGGTCGCTCAGTACGACGCGGCGCACGGCGGACGTCCTTCGCCGACGCCCGCGGCGCCTCTCTTCGAGGCGGAACGGATCCGTCCCGAGCGGCGTCGGCCGAACTGGACCGCGGCCATGGTCGCCGCGATCGTCGCCGTGGTCGGCTTCGTCGGCTTCACGCTCTTCAACGGCGGGGACGCCGGCACCGGCTCCAGTGTCGCGGAAGGGTCCACGCCCGCCGCCACCAAGCCGTCGACCAAGCCCTCGGCATCCAAGCCCGCCGACCCCAAGCCGGACCCGTCGGACAGCGCCATCGCGGCCGCCCCGCGGGACAAAGTGACCGTCGCGCTCACCGCGAAGGACGACAAGAGCTGGATCTCGGCGAAGGACCACAACGGGCGGCTGCTTTTCGACGGGCTCCTCCTCCAGGGCGAGTCCAAGACCTTCACGGACAAGGAGCAGATCGACCTCGTGCTCGGAAACGCCGGGGCGATGCAGCTCTTCGTGAACGGCAAGGAGGTCGCCGACGAGTTCCAGCCGGGACAGGTCGAGCGGCTTACGTACACGAAGGGTGACCCGGAGGTCGGCTGA